The following proteins are co-located in the Anser cygnoides isolate HZ-2024a breed goose chromosome 2, Taihu_goose_T2T_genome, whole genome shotgun sequence genome:
- the LOC136790084 gene encoding uncharacterized protein isoform X1 has product MLLLAALVATAAWSDGFAQEIPLQTPVSITKSQGSTRLLCHFKHVSEDFDNTIIHWYQQKENKAPEWMFYISTGTTKADKSFQGHKYAVERVSDQKICTLIIKSIVPDDTATYYCAYWEPHYGRNPAITSTNTCTCREVPTGPRRPQAPQELEPRRGAAIGCWVPEPLLSAPQVPDPSLPVAGDGRTLPGPVHGGRLDVVPRACCRCRCRCFWLPLPFAAMELRKASGSQNLPCAEWRTALRGSSAISQGQTLRMPTFTGTSRNPGKPRSTFCTWRQGRLFSTTSPTVKLLGPRRRRRSPPVLSQ; this is encoded by the exons atgctgctgctggcagcgcttGTGGCCACCGCTGCTTGGTCTG atggaTTTGCACAGGAAATTCCCTTACAGACCCCTGTATCCATCACCAAATCTCAAGGAAGTACACGTCTGCTGTGTCATTTTAAACATGTCTCTGAAGATTTTGATAATACCATCATACACTGGTACCAACAGAAGGAGAATAAAGCTCCAGAGTGGATGTTCTACATTTCAACAGGGACAACGAAAGCAGATAAGAGCTTCCAAGGGCACAAGTATGCAGTTGAAAGGGTTTCTGACCAGAAAATTTGTACTCTCATAATAAAAAGTATAGTTCCAGATGACACAGCTACCTACTACTGTGCCTACTGGGAACCCCACTATGGCAGAAACCCAGCGATCACCTCGACAAATACCTGCACCTGCAGGGAGGTTCCCACGGGCCCAAGGAGACCCCAGGCaccccaggagctggagccacGCAGAGGAGCTGCCAttgggtgctgggtgcctgaGCCACTCCTTTCTGCCCCTCAAGTGCCTgatccctccctccctgtcGCCGGGGACGGACGCACGCTGCCCGGGCCAGTTCACGGAGGCAGGCTCGACGTCGTGCCACGCGCAtgctgccgctgccgctgcAGGTGCTTCTGGCTGCCGCTGCCCTTTGCTGCT ATGGAGCTGCGCAAAGCCTCCGGCAGCCAAAACCTTCCGTGCGCAGAGTGGCGTACAGCACTGCGCGGATCGAGTGCCATTTCTCAGGGTCAGACTTTACGAATGCCTACATTCACTGGTACCAGCAGAAACCCGGGGAAGCCCCGCAGCACCTTCTGTACGTGGCGACAGGGGAGGCTGTTTTCTACAACCAGTCCTACAGTGAAACTTTTGGGGCCGAGAAGAAGAAGACGGAGCCCACCTGTACTCTCACAATAA
- the LOC136790084 gene encoding uncharacterized protein isoform X2, producing MLLLAALVATAAWSDGFAQEIPLQTPVSITKSQGSTRLLCHFKHVSEDFDNTIIHWYQQKENKAPEWMFYISTGTTKADKSFQGHKYAVERVSDQKICTLIIKSIVPDDTATYYCAYWEPHYGRNPAITSTNTCTCREVPTGPRRPQAPQELEPRRGAAIGCWVPEPLLSAPQVPDPSLPVAGDGRTLPGPVHGGRLDVVPRACCRCRCRCFWLPLPFAAVSLRWSCAKPPAAKTFRAQSGVQHCADRVPFLRVRLYECLHSLVPAETRGSPAAPSVRGDRGGCFLQPVLQ from the exons atgctgctgctggcagcgcttGTGGCCACCGCTGCTTGGTCTG atggaTTTGCACAGGAAATTCCCTTACAGACCCCTGTATCCATCACCAAATCTCAAGGAAGTACACGTCTGCTGTGTCATTTTAAACATGTCTCTGAAGATTTTGATAATACCATCATACACTGGTACCAACAGAAGGAGAATAAAGCTCCAGAGTGGATGTTCTACATTTCAACAGGGACAACGAAAGCAGATAAGAGCTTCCAAGGGCACAAGTATGCAGTTGAAAGGGTTTCTGACCAGAAAATTTGTACTCTCATAATAAAAAGTATAGTTCCAGATGACACAGCTACCTACTACTGTGCCTACTGGGAACCCCACTATGGCAGAAACCCAGCGATCACCTCGACAAATACCTGCACCTGCAGGGAGGTTCCCACGGGCCCAAGGAGACCCCAGGCaccccaggagctggagccacGCAGAGGAGCTGCCAttgggtgctgggtgcctgaGCCACTCCTTTCTGCCCCTCAAGTGCCTgatccctccctccctgtcGCCGGGGACGGACGCACGCTGCCCGGGCCAGTTCACGGAGGCAGGCTCGACGTCGTGCCACGCGCAtgctgccgctgccgctgcAGGTGCTTCTGGCTGCCGCTGCCCTTTGCTGCTGTAAGTCTTAG ATGGAGCTGCGCAAAGCCTCCGGCAGCCAAAACCTTCCGTGCGCAGAGTGGCGTACAGCACTGCGCGGATCGAGTGCCATTTCTCAGGGTCAGACTTTACGAATGCCTACATTCACTGGTACCAGCAGAAACCCGGGGAAGCCCCGCAGCACCTTCTGTACGTGGCGACAGGGGAGGCTGTTTTCTACAACCAGTCCTACAGTGA
- the LOC106029682 gene encoding T-cell receptor gamma chain V region V108A — MEALRRAATTWLLRAFVLAAAFSCGPARALQQSPVSITKPESKTVLITCHVSVPDFDKAFIHWYRKRPGAAPERVAYMASRLFLGNEADGGKFSIEKDLDKSVCTLTVSKVTLQDAATYYCARWDAQQQRAISSLHKDVLPFLDHTLKVPKTSRNVPALPPHQPRTHRAHFSGSRAPKALRGCRRQCRCSLWLVPAEKSFQFSNKKGFPQVWQEKERTGRRKTWLHI; from the exons ATGGAAGCCCTACGGAGGGCAGCGACCACGTGGCTGCTGAGAGCTTTTGTCCTGGCAGCTGCTTTCTCTT GTGGCCCTGCACGAGCCTTGCAGCAAAGCCCGGTATCCATCACCAAGCCGGAAAGCAAAACGGTGCTCATCACCTGCCATGTCTCTGTCCCCGACTTTGACAAAGCTTTCATTCACTGGTACCGCAAGAGGCCTGGGGCAGCTCCCGAGCGCGTTGCCTACATGGCATCCAGGCTCTTTCTTGGGAACGAGGCCGATGGGGGGAAATTCAGCAtcgagaaggacctggacaaATCTGTCTGCACCCTGACGGTGAGCAAAGTCACCCTGCAAGACGCTGCTACCTACTACTGCGCCAGGTGGgatgcacagcagcagagagccaTAAGCAGCCTGCACAAAGATGTGCTTCCCTTCCTGGACCACACCCTGAAAGTCCCCAAAACCTCAAGGAACGTGCCCGCCCTGCCTCCCCATCAGCCCCGAACCCATCGAGCACACTTCTCAGGCAGCCGGGCACCAAAGGCGCTTCGGGGCTGCCGTAGGCAGTGCAGATGCTCGCTGTGGCTGGTACCAGCAGAGAAGTCGTTTCAGTTCAGCAACAAAAAGGGATTTCCCCAGGTATggcaggagaaagagagaacaggaagaagaaaaacctgGCTGCACATTTAG